In Brachypodium distachyon strain Bd21 chromosome 5, Brachypodium_distachyon_v3.0, whole genome shotgun sequence, the genomic window CTTTGAATTAAAATAAAGTAGATTACATGCTTGGAAACCAAAAAAATTCAGTTCTTCAGAATCTGCAAAAATCTGCCAGCCTCGTCCATCAACGCTGATCGTTTCTGCTTGAGAGCATCAACTTCTCGAGCAGCTTGGGAGCTGATCTCATCCAGATTGTCACGGAGCTTCTTGGCTTCGGACTGTTTAATAGAGTGGGCGAGCTTCAGTCGGGCAACACCCTCACGAGTGGCATGTAAAGCAAGAGTAGCTGCATCCAGTTGAGCGGAGAGAGAGTTGACAAGCTTCTCCTCCTTATCCTGTTGTTCTATCATGGATGACAGCTCATTGGATGTGCCTCGTAAAATATCGTCAAGCAATTGAACCTCACTCGTTGCTGCAGCGATGGCTCCAGACTGTTTGGCGGGTGCACTATCAATTGCTGTATCAGCTGTCTGCACCTCAGTCGAAGTGGAAATGATACCTTCCAAAGCCTCTCGAACAGAAGCAACTTGAGGCACGGAGGGGAGTACTGAAATCATCGCCCGTAGAAGTCCATGGCACTGGGGTTCTGTAATATCAGAGGCATTTAGACCTTCAAAGGATGACTGCAGTGCTGATTCTGTGGTTTTCAGATAAAGTTGCGTGAGAGAGGAGACGTCCATGTGTGATACTGATGCCTGTGTTGATGATTCCTTGTCCTCgcctaataataataaaaagcGAGTGAATAACAATAATAAAGGAACAGCAGAATAAGAAACAAGCGTGAGTTATGCAAGATCACCCTGTAAAGAGGAAGGAGTATCACTGGAAACATCAGCTGTTGGAGGCACGATACGATCCGCAGGTGGTTGAGAAGTTAGAACTGGAGCCTGACTCGATAAATCATAATCGTCAACATGCAGATTGGCCAGATCATCCAAATCATGATCGGCGTCCCCATTAAGAATACCGGAAAAATCTGTATTGCCAAGGTCGGGTATAGGTTCAGCATCATCCACTTTTATAGGACCAAAATCATTCTCCTCGTCGACACAATCAACTCTCCTTCGGATAGCAGGCCTCACTTCCTCATCTGAAGAAATAACTTCAGTGGCAGGGGCTTCGTGTGTTGCATCGATCTGCATGGTGGTGTGAGCTGAAGCATTGGAAGAGGAATTTGTGTCCATATCTTTACgcccccgcttcttctgatatcaaaacaaaatatatataaaagcGAAATAAGTTGACCAGGACAGTGATAAAGTGgttaaaacaaaaacaaaacaaaaatcaccTTTTGAGATGTTTTAGGTTCATCATCTGAAAGAAACATGGCTAAGATAGGATTCCAATGATCCACaatctctttttctttggcCTCAATGGATGCGATATAATTCACCTGAGACCAGTTTCGGTGAACAAGGATTTCAATGGATTGTATGGTACCAGTTGGTCTAGCTTAAATTGGAAGGCCACACGGTCGGGGTGATATGGTTCGGCAACACACTTGTCAACACCCTGAAATGAGAATCTCCAAGGCAGCATACCTCGACGAACAGAAATCATGTAGGATCTGTGTAACTGGTCCGCTCCGGTCAGATTGCGTGAAGCATAGGGGCACAAAACAATGTTCTTGTGATGCGCTAGAAAATCATGTGCAGCCTCAGATGAGAAAACATTCGGAGGACGAAGCATGGTATTTATCATAGCCGGTTGCATATGTAGCTTCTTGGGAGATGGAAGACGGCCCCCGCTAAGTTTGCCtttaaaaactttttttaaataaagATTCACCCATCCTATAATATAATGAACTGGCCAAGGTGTTCTGCCATAAGAGGGACCAACAGGATGGCGGCTGATACGACgaagagaaaaatataaagaGGAAAGcaccggcggggccaatgAAATTTTACGCCCTACTGCAATCCAGGAGGCCATGACAAGACAGCCGGGGCGAATATATGGACCCACACCTACGACCACATGAGAGCACAGCCAAAGGGCGATGTAGGCTGCTGTGTACTTGCGTTCTGCCCGGAGTGAGGTAAAAGATGGAGGGTCTGCTTGGTTGTTGTAGAAATGGTCACACCAGGCTTGGAAGGTTACTAAATTGCCTTCAGACTGAGTAGAGAGTGTGTCCCATTCATCAAGGAGGTCAAACAAAAAATTCGGGAACAAAAGTAAAGAAGGGTTCAGTTTACGGAGTGGATGAATGAATTCTTCGTAAGGATCTCCCGCTACAGGGAGCCCTGCCATTAGAAACATGTCGAGTAAAGTGATCGTCCTTTCGCCACAATTGAATAAAAAGGTGTTGGTCTGAGGACTCCACTTTTCCAACAGGGACCTCAGCAAGGCAGGACAAATGGTATAATCACAAAGGGAGCAGTATATAGCTCCACAAATGTAATCAGTATTTTCCTCGATCCCTTTcaaattaaaagaaaattgGTTCAAAATCTGTACACCCCATCCAGTGTAGCCCTGAGGGTACTTGACATATTGTATAGAGTCTTCTTCCCAGCCCAAGCCTTTGGATGACATTCTCATCCCCAGGGTACACTTTAGATCATCTCGCGCCAATGGTGCTTGTGGATCGTAAGACAAAGCTTCAAAGGAATGCTCGGAATGCCACCCTCGTGATGAAGGATCGAGTACTCCCTCTACTACCGTCGAATTGACAAGGACGGGATTAGCGAGCACATCAGTTCGCGGTTCAAATAGATGCCGCTTAGCTAATTCAGATATGGGTAGGTGGGATGATGAAAGGACAGGTTGACCATGTGCCATctaaaattacaaaaaaaattgtatcgGTATAAATCAGAGATGAATAATAAAATTAAATGCTAAAGGAAAGAGGGGTTCTAATGATAATACCTGAATCGTCCCAACAGTTGCCTTCAGTAATGCGTTAATAACAGATTCTGCAAAAAAAGTGATACtgaattaaaaatattatgcAGTAACAGTGATTAAACAACAGATTGTGCCAATATGATTGTGCGACGGACCAAGCTCGTACAGAAGCTTGCCGGAACGCCAACCGTGAAACAATTTATCTCTAGTATCGGATTTAAAACGAAAAATAAAAGCATTAAGTATATTGGTCTGTACGGTCGTACGAGGGACCAAGCCACTTAAATGGCTTGCCGGAACGCCAACCGCGAGAAAAAATTGTGGCTAAACATATCATaccaaaaatgaaaatattacatgtatcaaTCTCCATGGATGTACGACGGACCAAGCTCGTATGAGAACTTGCCGGCACGCCATCCATGTGATGAAAATTTACTGACACTGAATAGGGCACGTATTTGACCGTGTACACTCTCAAGAGATATACCGTAATAAACAGATGAGATAATATTTTGCATGCCGTGATGGTTGCATGTCTGccgtattaaaaaaaagggggggggggattaaTTGATGTCACGAGGTTGTTACTCAGACCTTAACAAAGAGTAGATGAATCAAGATCAATCTATCATAGTTGCTTGTGGCTgatcttcaaaaaaaaaagaggagaggAGCAGGATTAGCCCACATAAATCTCATATATACATATGAAGAAGCAGCCGTACATTCATGTGAATCCCAAATAAGAATCAAGTACTGTACCGATCGTTTGATAGTAGTTCCTGAGACGCTAGATCAGCTCGGTTACAGAAGCGCCTCACCGGccaggaagaaagaaaagaagaagatcgaaacgTATGCGGAGGTGAAGAGATGGGATAAGGTGAATGACTACTTATCTGTTGACCGGCCGATTTTGTTTCAACAATAATCGACTAGACGGCAGACTTGTAGCATGTTCGGCTACCTAACTGACTTATCCGGTGATGATTCAACAAACTTTCAAATCGATGGATGAATAGATAATAatccgataaaaaaaaaggatggacATAAAAATACGCATAGATATTTTCGAGCTCTGGACCCGAAATAAATATTCTTATTCGCACCCAGACCTCGAGGGGCATCTGTTGACACCGATTTCGGCGTCGCACATTAAATAATATGGTAATTATATGAGAAGATATTTTTAGATGGCAAACTCCGTCTGATGCAAAATAAAGGATGAACCTATGAAATACAAATTAATTatcataaaaagaaaaaccgatGTTGCCAGTGTGGCATAAAGAAAAGGACCATGTGCAATAATTAAGTAACCCCTAAATCAGCTATTATAGCTGATAATCCAAATTCCATCGTGATCAAGCCTGACCACGTACGTGGGTGCATATATGGCTCAAAGCCCATCTCAATCAACATGCACGTCCACGTGGGTTAATGAGACTAACCATTGATACTAATCAGCCCAAAAACGTCGAGCCCATCTTaattagcatgcatgcaaaagtgGACTAGTATGAGATTAGACTGGTCAAGGCCCGTTGCTCCCCACGATCGCTTGCTGCCGACTTCGCTCGATtaacagagaaaaaaatagaaaagaaagagataaGTCTGCCCCACGTCCACGACCGGCAGACGTGCGCACGTCGCCCGGCTGAAACTCAGTCTCCCCTGCCTATAAATACAGAGGAGAAGACCTGCCGCTGGCGGCTCACGTTTTTTTCTATCAATCAACTCAGCTGCTGCAATCCCAAATGCTGCTGCTGTAATCCACACACGCATACGCctttcctcctgctgctgcttgctgcttgCTGCTTCCCATCTGCTTGGTCAGGCGTGTCGGAGGACTCAACGTCGGTAGCCTTCAACAAAGGTGAGACATGGTGGTTTGATAATACAAATTAGGAGGCCTTCCCTTTCTTGCAAGTCAGATATGGTTGCATATTTGGCTCTTGGTTTTGGCATATCGTCACATGCCAAGAAGCTTTTCATGATAGGATCAAGGATTTAGTGCTTGGTTTGGGCATATTGTCACAAATCGAGTGGCTTGTTCTTAAATTTTGCACATATATCTTGTTGCATATTTGGTTCTTGGCTTGGGTATACTGTCACAAGTCAAGAGGCACCTCATAATAGGACCAAGAATTATACTCTCGATTTGGACATATTGTCACAAATCGAGAGGCTTATTCTTAGATTTTTGCATATATATCTTGTTGCATTTCGGCTCTTGGCCTGGGCATAATTCCACAAGCCAAGAAGCATTCATGGTAAGATAAGGGATTATGCTTTTGATTCGGGCATATTGTCACAAATCAAGTAGCCCATTCTAGAGTTATGGGCCATATTTTGGTACATAGATATTTTATAATTTCATATCCATGTACGTTAGCTCATCAAAAATATTGCACACATATACTTGATGCACAATTTAGTCCCATATCTCTAAATTGAATAGATAATTTTCACATGTTGCATCATCCCTATAAATTGCTATACATCATGCTGCGCACGTGGGCATATTGTCACATGATGCTAGTATCAATATAAATGAATTGTATTACACGTGGGCATATTGTCACACGGTGTTAGTATTAATACAAATGAAACATGCTATACGTGAGCATATTGTCACACGATGCTAGCATTAATACAAATGAATTGAACTACACGTGGGCATATTGTCACACGGTGTTAGTATTAATATAAACGAAATATACTACACGTGGGCATATTGTCACAAACCAAGAAGCATTTATGATAAGGGATTATGCTTTTGATTCAGGCATATTGTCACAAATCAAGTAACCCATTCTAGAGTTATGGGCCATATTTTGGTACATAGATATTTTATAATTTCATATCCATGTAAGTTAGCTCATCAAAAATATTGCACACATATACTTGATGCACAATTTAGTCCCACGTCTTTAAATTGAATAGATAATTTTCACATGCTGCATCATCCCTATAAATTGCTATACATCATGTTGCGCACGTGGGCATATTGTCACACGATGCTAGCATCAATATAAATGAATTGTATTACACGTGGGCATATTGTCACACGGTGTTAGTATTAATACAAATGAAACATGCTATACGTGAGCATATTGTCACACGATGCTAGCATTAATACAAATGAATTGAACTACACGTGGGCATATTGTCACACGGTGTTAGTATTAGTATAAACGAAATATACTACACATGGGCATATTGTCACACGGCGTTAGTATTAATACAAATGAAATGAGACTATATAACAAATCCTCATATAACTGAAATCTAAAATCATATAAACATGTTGACTAATTTTTAGTCGCACATTCATTTAAGGCTATAGAAAACTAGTCTTACATGCTACAAGATGTTTCATATAAATTAAAATTGAACCATGGTTGCATTTCATATAGTTTTATGCATGTGACtcatataaatataaattaaattatACACTCTCTTGATATGATTGTCTGCATCTGCGTATAGATCAAGCCATGCACTACTTTCATATAGGTGCATGCATCCAAAGAATTAAATGATAGCTTAGGCCATGTAGCACACGTGGATTACGAAACCCTGAGTTCGATCTGCATATAGTACTTGGGTCAACTATATAATAGTCCACGTCAAATACATATCTTCatccatgcatgtatataGAAAATACATGTATGATCTTTGGCACATGTGCGCGTATATTTGGGATGCCATTTTAGCCTGCTGATTAGCCATCTAAATAGAT contains:
- the LOC112269264 gene encoding uncharacterized protein LOC112269264 isoform X2 translates to MDTNSSSNASAHTTMQIDATHEAPATEVISSDEEVRPAIRRRVDCVDEENDFGPIKVDDAEPIPDLGNTDFSGILNGDADHDLDDLANLHVDDYDLSSQAPVLTSQPPADRIVPPTADVSSDTPSSLQGEDKESSTQASVSHMDVSSLTQLYLKTTESALQSSFEGLNASDITEPQCHGLLRAMISVLPSVPQVASVREALEGIISTSTEVQTADTAIDSAPAKQSGAIAAATSEVQLLDDILRGTSNELSSMIEQQDKEEKLVNSLSAQLDAATLALHATREGVARLKLAHSIKQSEAKKLRDNLDEISSQAAREVDALKQKRSALMDEAGRFLQILKN
- the LOC112269264 gene encoding uncharacterized protein LOC112269264 isoform X1; the encoded protein is MFLSDDEPKTSQKKKRGRKDMDTNSSSNASAHTTMQIDATHEAPATEVISSDEEVRPAIRRRVDCVDEENDFGPIKVDDAEPIPDLGNTDFSGILNGDADHDLDDLANLHVDDYDLSSQAPVLTSQPPADRIVPPTADVSSDTPSSLQGEDKESSTQASVSHMDVSSLTQLYLKTTESALQSSFEGLNASDITEPQCHGLLRAMISVLPSVPQVASVREALEGIISTSTEVQTADTAIDSAPAKQSGAIAAATSEVQLLDDILRGTSNELSSMIEQQDKEEKLVNSLSAQLDAATLALHATREGVARLKLAHSIKQSEAKKLRDNLDEISSQAAREVDALKQKRSALMDEAGRFLQILKN